The segment TCTCACTTCCTCACTCCAGGTCGATGAGGTCTCCCCCGCtgtgcttctcctcctcctgtgctcGTCGACTCCTCAGCCATTCCTCTCTGGCtctcttcacttcctgtccGTAATAATCATGAAGTTTGCTGAAATCCTCCAGAGGATCGAAGCCCACCAGAGGCCATTCTCCGTACAGAGGTGCAGGTCCATTGAGCGGTGTGACGTGAGCGTTCCTCCTGTGCCAGAGTTTGGGGGACTTTTTGGTGACCACTTTAGAAGGTCCTGAAGTCGTGTTGAAGCTTCTCCCCTCGCCGAGCGCTGCTGATGATCCCTGCACGGGGACGAAGAACTGGGACTGTTTGAGGGCGCTGAGGGAGGATCTGTGATGGGGTTCACCTGAGTCTTGTTGCTGTTTAGCTTCTGCAAGAGTACAAcaagaagacatcaaaactagaGCTTCTCATATAAATCATCATGTAGCTCCTTTTTGAAAAAGACTAGCTGGAAAAACTGAATCAAATTTGACAACTGTAAGGTAAAAGCTCTGCAGGGTTATACAGAAATAATGATTGATGCTTCTTCCAAGAAGAGTAAAGCACTGCAGTCCAAAACCTTTAGTATGTATTAACAGGAGCATGCCTCACCTTCATACTGCCTCTGCAGGTCTCTCATCAGCAAAGAGAGGTAGCAGTGATTGGCTGACAGTAAAGCTTTAAGCCAGCTCTCCAGAGCGGGATGATCCCCTGCAGAAAATCTGTAGGTCCTCAAACCGGGTCCTTCAAACACCAGTGAGAAGGCAAACTGTCCATCAGACTCCGAGCGCCTCACTGAGCACCCCTCCAGAACAATGACGCCCAGTAGGTGTCTGTCAGCCGGGCGCTCCTGGTAGAAAAGCAGGTTTGCTTTCAGGACAAACCAGCGCCGATGGTACGTTGCAGTTCTCTCTTTCTACAGAGGaatatgacaaaaacaaagcagggtCATGAAGCACAATGAAATCACTTGTACATGTTACTCAGTgttgcatttattttctttatccaAACCTTTTTATA is part of the Notolabrus celidotus isolate fNotCel1 chromosome 20, fNotCel1.pri, whole genome shotgun sequence genome and harbors:
- the zgc:153733 gene encoding sesquipedalian-1 isoform X1, with translation MLKHFSSSGVGMKLHEKILMHYLSCTSPVDKEGYLYKKKERTATYHRRWFVLKANLLFYQERPADRHLLGVIVLEGCSVRRSESDGQFAFSLVFEGPGLRTYRFSAGDHPALESWLKALLSANHCYLSLLMRDLQRQYEEAKQQQDSGEPHHRSSLSALKQSQFFVPVQGSSAALGEGRSFNTTSGPSKVVTKKSPKLWHRRNAHVTPLNGPAPLYGEWPLVGFDPLEDFSKLHDYYGQEVKRAREEWLRSRRAQEEEKHSGGDLIDLE
- the zgc:153733 gene encoding sesquipedalian-1 isoform X2, giving the protein MKLHEKILMHYLSCTSPVDKEGYLYKKKERTATYHRRWFVLKANLLFYQERPADRHLLGVIVLEGCSVRRSESDGQFAFSLVFEGPGLRTYRFSAGDHPALESWLKALLSANHCYLSLLMRDLQRQYEEAKQQQDSGEPHHRSSLSALKQSQFFVPVQGSSAALGEGRSFNTTSGPSKVVTKKSPKLWHRRNAHVTPLNGPAPLYGEWPLVGFDPLEDFSKLHDYYGQEVKRAREEWLRSRRAQEEEKHSGGDLIDLE